A window of the Euzebya pacifica genome harbors these coding sequences:
- a CDS encoding cell wall-binding repeat-containing protein yields MPFSSPVRLSRVGAGPVLLALLALVASLLAAAGPAAAVPTGPAELISTNADGDDSGDDQSTGPPSISDDGRYVAFTSRATDLVDGFVDGNGANLGDVYLRDTAMGTTTLVSHAAGSPLTSAAGGSSGNPRVSADGRYVVYDTFATNLVAGVTDTNNERDVYLYSVASGTNTLVSHAHDDTAQTCDQGQSLGADIANDGSVVAYQSACDDLIDNMQASGDSQVFRWDRMADTTEIVSRPNAFNPNSVVPGNGSSQNADLSGDGQFVVYTTAATNIGAGGDANGTSDIGYYRIDGVNGGNLPALSTYLSLNNALSGTGNGFASRATISDDGRWVSYETEATDIGGGTDGNGGLDVILAEVPPGQVPTWTRISSEAGGDAGNNQSFKAVVAGSGSHVAFLTLATDLVTTGPVKATGASWDVVRYDVGSGDILLASPNAAGTDGGNDDSGAPGLAVGLGIASNGDVIYSSEATDLVNPAIANVQQIWAFDGSDVTLLSAVPDGSAPGGASSRQPVIASSGDWAAWATTATDLTETPDTNGESDIVAIVPEQALGQLAIDDVEMAEGTGGETTFAFTITLDTMAPSDVTVDWATADTGMGEGHATGGGSAIEGVDYLTASGTATITSGSTTATVEVTVYGDTITEPDETFAVVLSNPVGAMIAPDGDTGIGTILDGAAIDVADLRDGVNDTLRVIVEGGPSNNENAEVALRFSRSTFPDTSEPTFAQDGPRRALLATDAGFADALASGALQGNTVADGRPLLLTATDELYPEVVAELERLDVTEVGILGGIAAIDQSVEDELVAAGYTVVRYAGPSRLETAIEAARIEYPSATTGILARAFPAAGGDDTQAFADSLAAGAWAADEGWPLLFTQTEVLSTSTSSYLDQSTIETLYVVGGEAAINETVLDAVRALGIEVIRVAGGTRFDTALEIAGQRGYTDERDAERVMVLDGTAPDAWAAGFAGAAHSAIHGAPVVLGVEDQIVPQTAAFLDPPSSFAVDVDDVDGYVLVCGIAPERCTESRSLLGLPDLADVVEPEGSYPQGGTVPFELSGTYSASGYETLLDCDGEQALVTGGAVSGSTTISVDVPADHPAGACLVKVKLVYANGSEQLAVADVEVTEVP; encoded by the coding sequence ATGCCCTTTTCGAGTCCTGTCCGCCTGTCGCGAGTCGGCGCTGGCCCGGTGCTGCTGGCCCTGCTGGCGCTCGTCGCGTCGTTGCTCGCCGCCGCCGGCCCTGCCGCCGCCGTCCCGACCGGTCCTGCCGAGCTCATCAGCACCAACGCCGATGGTGACGACTCCGGCGACGACCAGTCCACCGGGCCGCCATCGATCTCCGACGACGGCCGCTACGTCGCTTTCACCTCCCGCGCCACCGACCTCGTCGACGGCTTCGTCGACGGCAACGGCGCCAACCTCGGCGACGTGTACCTGCGCGACACCGCCATGGGCACCACCACGCTGGTCTCCCACGCCGCCGGGTCGCCGCTGACCTCGGCCGCCGGTGGGTCATCGGGCAACCCGCGGGTCTCTGCCGACGGCCGCTACGTCGTCTACGACACGTTCGCGACCAACCTCGTCGCCGGCGTCACCGACACCAACAACGAACGCGACGTCTACCTCTACTCCGTCGCCAGCGGCACCAACACCCTGGTCTCCCACGCCCACGACGACACGGCACAGACCTGCGACCAGGGCCAGTCGTTGGGGGCAGACATCGCCAACGACGGCAGCGTCGTCGCCTACCAGTCCGCCTGTGACGACCTGATCGACAACATGCAGGCCTCCGGGGACTCCCAGGTCTTCCGCTGGGACCGGATGGCCGACACCACCGAGATCGTGTCCCGCCCCAACGCCTTCAACCCGAACAGCGTCGTGCCCGGAAACGGCAGTTCGCAGAACGCCGACCTCTCCGGTGACGGCCAGTTCGTCGTCTACACCACGGCCGCCACCAACATCGGGGCGGGCGGCGATGCCAACGGCACCTCCGACATCGGCTACTACCGGATCGACGGTGTCAACGGCGGCAACCTGCCGGCCCTGTCGACCTACCTGTCGCTCAACAACGCGCTGAGCGGAACCGGCAACGGCTTCGCGTCCCGCGCGACGATCTCCGACGACGGTCGCTGGGTGTCCTACGAGACCGAGGCCACCGACATCGGCGGCGGCACCGACGGCAACGGCGGCCTGGACGTCATCCTGGCCGAGGTCCCGCCGGGCCAGGTGCCCACGTGGACCCGCATCTCCTCCGAGGCAGGCGGCGACGCCGGCAACAACCAGTCCTTCAAGGCCGTCGTGGCCGGTTCCGGCAGCCACGTGGCCTTCCTGACCCTCGCCACCGACCTGGTCACCACCGGTCCGGTCAAGGCGACCGGCGCCAGCTGGGACGTCGTCCGCTACGACGTCGGATCCGGTGACATCCTCCTGGCGTCCCCCAACGCCGCCGGCACCGACGGCGGCAACGACGACTCCGGCGCGCCCGGCCTGGCCGTCGGACTCGGCATCGCCTCCAACGGTGACGTGATCTACAGCTCCGAGGCCACCGACCTGGTCAACCCGGCGATCGCCAACGTCCAGCAGATCTGGGCGTTCGACGGCAGCGACGTCACGCTCCTGTCCGCCGTTCCCGACGGGTCCGCTCCCGGCGGCGCCAGCTCCCGGCAACCGGTCATCGCCTCCAGCGGTGACTGGGCGGCATGGGCCACCACGGCCACCGACCTCACCGAGACCCCCGACACCAACGGCGAGAGCGACATCGTCGCCATCGTCCCCGAGCAGGCCCTGGGGCAGCTCGCCATCGACGACGTCGAGATGGCCGAGGGCACCGGCGGCGAGACCACCTTCGCCTTCACCATCACCCTGGACACCATGGCCCCCTCCGACGTCACCGTCGACTGGGCCACCGCTGACACCGGCATGGGTGAGGGACACGCCACCGGTGGCGGCTCCGCCATCGAGGGCGTCGACTACCTGACCGCGTCCGGCACGGCGACCATCACGAGCGGGAGCACGACCGCGACCGTCGAGGTGACGGTCTACGGCGACACGATCACCGAACCCGACGAGACGTTCGCCGTCGTCCTCTCCAACCCGGTGGGCGCGATGATCGCCCCCGACGGCGACACCGGCATCGGCACGATCCTGGACGGTGCGGCGATCGACGTCGCCGACCTGCGCGACGGGGTCAACGACACCCTGCGCGTCATCGTCGAGGGCGGCCCCAGCAACAACGAGAACGCCGAGGTGGCCCTGCGGTTCTCCCGCTCGACCTTCCCCGACACCAGCGAGCCCACCTTCGCCCAGGACGGGCCACGGCGTGCGCTCCTGGCCACCGACGCCGGGTTCGCCGACGCGTTGGCCTCCGGCGCGCTGCAGGGCAACACCGTGGCCGACGGTCGTCCGCTGCTGCTCACCGCCACCGATGAGCTCTACCCGGAGGTCGTCGCCGAGCTGGAACGGCTGGACGTGACCGAGGTCGGCATCCTCGGCGGCATCGCCGCGATCGACCAGTCCGTGGAGGACGAGCTGGTCGCGGCCGGCTACACCGTCGTCCGCTACGCCGGCCCGTCCCGGCTGGAGACCGCCATCGAGGCGGCACGGATCGAGTACCCGTCGGCGACGACCGGCATCCTCGCCCGTGCCTTCCCGGCTGCGGGTGGCGACGACACCCAGGCGTTCGCCGACTCACTCGCCGCCGGCGCGTGGGCAGCCGACGAGGGCTGGCCGCTGCTGTTCACCCAGACCGAGGTCCTGTCGACCTCGACGTCGAGCTACCTGGACCAGTCGACCATCGAAACCCTCTACGTCGTCGGTGGTGAGGCCGCGATCAACGAGACCGTGCTGGACGCCGTCCGTGCGCTGGGCATCGAGGTCATCCGTGTCGCCGGTGGCACGCGGTTCGACACGGCGCTGGAGATCGCCGGGCAGCGTGGCTACACCGACGAGCGGGACGCCGAACGGGTGATGGTGCTCGACGGCACCGCCCCCGACGCATGGGCAGCCGGGTTCGCCGGTGCCGCCCACTCCGCCATCCACGGCGCCCCCGTCGTGCTGGGTGTGGAGGACCAGATCGTCCCCCAGACCGCGGCGTTCCTCGACCCGCCCTCGTCCTTCGCGGTCGACGTGGACGACGTCGACGGGTACGTGCTGGTCTGCGGCATCGCGCCGGAGCGGTGCACCGAGAGCCGGTCGCTGCTGGGCCTGCCCGACCTGGCCGACGTCGTCGAGCCCGAGGGCAGCTACCCGCAGGGCGGGACCGTCCCGTTCGAGCTGTCGGGCACCTACAGCGCCAGCGGGTACGAGACGCTGCTGGACTGCGACGGCGAGCAGGCGCTCGTGACCGGTGGTGCGGTGTCGGGCTCGACGACGATCTCGGTTGACGTGCCCGCCGACCACCCGGCCGGCGCCTGCCTGGTGAAGGTCAAGCTCGTCTACGCCAACGGCAGCGAACAGCTGGCCGTGGCCGACGTGGAGGTCACCGAGGTCCCCTGA
- a CDS encoding type II toxin-antitoxin system PemK/MazF family toxin yields MTRGDVFELRLRGGTGHEQSGRRFGVVVQSDAMNRLSTVLVAPTSRSARAATFRPEIEIDGQPTRVLAEQMSVVDPSRLGNLVGHLTPQEQWGVDLALSLVLGLG; encoded by the coding sequence GTGACCCGTGGTGACGTGTTCGAGCTGAGGCTCCGTGGCGGAACGGGGCACGAGCAGTCCGGCCGCCGGTTCGGGGTCGTGGTGCAGTCCGACGCCATGAACCGGCTGTCCACCGTCCTCGTCGCACCCACCTCCCGTTCAGCGCGAGCCGCGACGTTCAGACCGGAGATCGAGATCGACGGTCAACCCACCCGGGTCCTGGCCGAGCAGATGTCGGTCGTCGACCCTTCCCGGCTGGGGAACCTTGTCGGACACCTGACCCCTCAGGAGCAGTGGGGCGTCGACCTGGCCCTGTCTCTCGTCCTCGGGCTGGGTTGA
- the pta gene encoding phosphate acetyltransferase, whose product MDGRTAAPEEPHSVANNLYIASLEPASGKSVIALGVMELLSRRLDRVGYFRPVVPSTDPVDSRLALMDGRYELAGEPEERYAFTVDEVERLLAQGRTDELFKGVLEAYRALADKAPFVLCDGTDYTGVSTALEFEFNAKLANHLGAPVLAIVNGRSRTAHDVVEATHVARESLTAEGCTLLATVVNRVDPDDLDTIQEAADAVSHDDPIWVVPEVPTLSMPTVREVATGIGAKVLLGDTDAAMDRVASKITIAAMTLPHVLDRLVDGAIVLTPGDRADVLLGVIGSRMATTFPNVAAVVLTGGYQPEDSLVRLLDGFSSIPCPVLSVDDDTYGTATDVNAVPAVLRPRQTRKIATALDTFEAHVDIDVLANRIEVTRSTVVTPLMFEFDIIERARQDRRHIVLPESSDDRILRAAEILQRRGVATLTLLGNPKVVETRAATLGVDLTGIDVIDPATSPLRKVFADRYAELRAHKGATPDLAFEMLLDVSYFGTMMVLLGHADGMVSGAAHTTQHTVRPSLEVVRTKPGVAIVSSVFFMLLPDRVLVYGDCAINPNPDASQLADIAISSAETAAAFGVYPRIAMLSYSTGESGQGTDVKAVREATELVRQRRPDLQVEGPMQYDAAVDVGVGEKKLPGSQVAGNATVFIFPDLNTGNNTYKAVQRSAGAVAVGPVLQGLNKPVNDLSRGCTIPDIVNTVAITAIQAQQEAAAAARTQQEQGAGV is encoded by the coding sequence ATGGACGGCAGAACCGCTGCCCCCGAGGAGCCCCACTCCGTGGCCAACAACCTGTACATCGCCTCGCTGGAACCGGCGTCCGGCAAGTCCGTCATCGCCCTGGGTGTGATGGAGCTGCTGTCCCGCCGGCTGGACCGGGTCGGCTACTTCCGACCGGTCGTGCCGTCCACCGATCCCGTCGACAGCCGCCTGGCGCTGATGGACGGGCGCTACGAGCTGGCCGGCGAACCCGAGGAGCGCTACGCCTTCACCGTCGACGAGGTCGAGCGGCTGCTCGCCCAGGGTCGGACCGACGAGCTGTTCAAGGGAGTCCTCGAGGCCTACCGGGCGCTGGCCGACAAGGCCCCGTTCGTGCTGTGCGACGGCACCGACTACACCGGCGTCTCCACGGCCCTGGAGTTCGAGTTCAACGCCAAGCTGGCCAACCACCTCGGGGCCCCGGTCCTGGCGATCGTCAACGGGCGCAGCCGGACCGCCCACGACGTCGTCGAGGCCACCCACGTCGCCCGCGAGTCCCTCACCGCCGAGGGCTGCACGCTGCTGGCCACCGTGGTGAACCGGGTCGACCCCGACGACCTCGACACCATCCAGGAGGCCGCCGACGCCGTCTCGCACGACGACCCCATCTGGGTCGTGCCCGAGGTCCCCACGCTGTCGATGCCGACGGTCCGCGAGGTCGCCACCGGCATCGGCGCCAAGGTCCTGCTCGGTGACACCGACGCGGCCATGGACCGGGTCGCCTCGAAGATCACCATCGCCGCCATGACCCTGCCCCACGTCCTGGACCGCCTGGTCGACGGGGCCATCGTACTGACCCCCGGTGACCGCGCCGACGTCCTCCTCGGCGTGATCGGGTCGCGGATGGCCACCACGTTCCCCAACGTCGCCGCCGTCGTCCTGACCGGCGGGTACCAGCCCGAGGACTCGCTGGTCCGCCTCCTCGACGGATTCTCGAGCATCCCGTGCCCGGTGCTGTCGGTCGACGACGACACCTACGGCACCGCCACCGACGTCAACGCCGTCCCGGCCGTCCTTCGCCCCCGCCAGACCCGCAAGATCGCCACCGCGCTGGACACCTTCGAGGCCCACGTCGACATCGACGTGCTGGCCAACCGCATCGAGGTGACCCGCTCCACCGTCGTCACCCCGCTGATGTTCGAGTTCGACATCATCGAACGGGCCCGCCAGGACCGCCGCCACATCGTCCTGCCCGAGTCGTCCGACGACCGGATCCTGCGTGCCGCGGAGATCCTCCAGCGACGTGGGGTGGCCACCCTGACCCTCCTCGGCAACCCCAAGGTCGTGGAGACGCGCGCGGCGACGCTCGGGGTCGACCTGACCGGCATCGACGTGATCGATCCCGCGACCTCGCCGTTGCGGAAGGTCTTCGCCGACCGGTACGCCGAGCTGCGCGCCCACAAGGGCGCCACCCCCGACCTGGCCTTCGAGATGCTGCTGGACGTCAGCTACTTCGGGACGATGATGGTGCTGTTGGGCCACGCCGACGGCATGGTCTCCGGGGCGGCGCACACCACCCAGCACACCGTCCGTCCGTCCCTGGAGGTGGTCCGCACCAAGCCCGGCGTGGCCATCGTCAGCTCGGTGTTCTTCATGCTGCTGCCCGACCGGGTGCTGGTCTACGGCGACTGCGCGATCAACCCCAACCCCGACGCCTCGCAGCTGGCCGACATCGCCATCAGCTCTGCCGAGACCGCCGCCGCGTTCGGGGTGTACCCGCGGATCGCGATGCTGTCGTACTCCACGGGCGAGTCGGGGCAGGGCACCGACGTCAAGGCGGTCCGCGAGGCCACCGAGCTGGTCCGTCAGCGACGGCCCGACCTGCAGGTGGAAGGGCCGATGCAGTACGACGCCGCCGTCGACGTCGGCGTGGGCGAGAAGAAGCTGCCCGGCAGCCAGGTCGCCGGCAACGCCACCGTGTTCATCTTCCCGGACCTCAACACCGGCAACAACACCTACAAGGCGGTCCAGCGCTCCGCGGGGGCGGTCGCCGTCGGACCGGTCCTCCAGGGCCTGAACAAGCCGGTGAACGACCTGTCGCGCGGCTGCACCATCCCCGACATCGTCAACACCGTCGCCATCACCGCCATCCAGGCACAGCAGGAGGCCGCGGCCGCCGCCAGGACGCAGCAGGAGCAGGGGGCGGGCGTCTGA
- a CDS encoding acetate/propionate family kinase translates to MRVLVLNAGSSSLKYRLLADDDTPLVDGIVERIGEEGGVADHTDAIDRVVADLTDAGLDDTVEAVGHRVVHGGATLTEPVLIDDDVIATIESLVPLAPLHNPANLLGIRASMARRPNLPQVAVFDTAFHATIPPAAHRYALPEWTFTEHGVRRYGFHGTSHAWVSRAAADHLGKPLADTKLVTLHLGNGASAAAIDGGVCVDTSMGMAPLEGLVMGTRSGDVDPAVIFHLMREDGLSGSAVEDLLTRQSGLKGLSGDNDMRTIEQRAGEGDEAAKLALDVTVHRLVRYVGAFAAVLGGMDALVFTAGIGEHSALIRRRVCERLGFLGVSLDEAANIAAVGPDRSTTISTGPTPVLVVPTDEEAEIAHRVRAVVAG, encoded by the coding sequence ATGCGGGTCCTCGTGCTCAACGCGGGGTCGTCGTCGTTGAAGTACCGGCTGCTCGCCGACGACGACACCCCGTTGGTCGACGGCATCGTCGAACGCATCGGTGAGGAGGGGGGCGTCGCCGACCACACCGACGCCATCGATCGGGTCGTCGCCGACCTGACCGACGCCGGGCTGGACGACACCGTCGAGGCGGTGGGCCACCGGGTCGTGCACGGCGGTGCGACGCTGACCGAACCGGTGCTGATCGACGACGACGTCATCGCCACCATCGAGTCGCTCGTGCCGCTGGCGCCGCTGCACAACCCGGCGAACCTGCTGGGCATCCGCGCCTCGATGGCCCGGCGACCCAACCTGCCGCAGGTCGCCGTGTTCGACACCGCCTTCCACGCCACCATCCCACCCGCCGCGCACCGCTACGCCCTGCCGGAGTGGACGTTCACCGAGCACGGGGTCCGGCGGTACGGGTTCCACGGCACCTCGCATGCATGGGTGTCCCGGGCTGCCGCGGACCACCTGGGCAAGCCGCTGGCCGACACCAAGCTCGTGACGCTGCACCTGGGCAACGGGGCGTCGGCGGCCGCAATCGACGGTGGCGTCTGCGTCGACACGTCCATGGGCATGGCTCCGCTGGAGGGGTTGGTGATGGGCACCCGGTCCGGCGACGTCGACCCGGCCGTCATCTTCCACCTGATGCGGGAGGACGGGCTGTCGGGCTCGGCCGTCGAGGACCTGCTGACGCGACAGTCCGGCCTGAAGGGCCTGTCCGGGGACAACGACATGCGCACCATCGAACAACGGGCGGGGGAGGGGGACGAGGCCGCCAAGTTGGCGCTGGACGTCACCGTGCACCGCCTCGTCCGCTATGTCGGCGCGTTCGCCGCCGTGCTCGGCGGCATGGATGCGCTGGTGTTCACGGCCGGGATCGGCGAGCACAGCGCCCTGATCCGCCGGCGGGTGTGCGAACGGCTCGGGTTCCTCGGCGTGTCACTGGACGAGGCCGCCAACATCGCGGCCGTCGGGCCGGACCGGTCGACCACCATCAGCACGGGCCCGACCCCGGTCCTGGTCGTCCCCACCGACGAGGAAGCCGAGATCGCCCATCGCGTCCGGGCGGTCGTCGCCGGCTGA